One window of the Leucobacter komagatae genome contains the following:
- a CDS encoding mycoredoxin, which yields MSTAQISDFTPAAGAITMFSTEWCGYCKRLKTMLKATGIDFTEVDIENTPGTPELVEQVNGGNQTVPTVVYPDGTTATNPSLNDVKAKLGL from the coding sequence ATGAGCACGGCACAGATTTCAGATTTCACCCCGGCCGCGGGCGCAATCACCATGTTTTCCACCGAGTGGTGCGGCTACTGCAAGCGCCTCAAGACGATGCTCAAGGCGACGGGCATCGACTTCACCGAGGTCGACATCGAGAATACCCCCGGTACGCCCGAGCTCGTGGAGCAGGTCAACGGCGGCAACCAGACCGTACCAACGGTCGTCTACCCCGACGGCACGACGGCGACGAACCCGTCGCTGAACGACGTGAAGGCGAAGCTCGGCCTCTAG
- a CDS encoding inorganic phosphate transporter has protein sequence MEFTLIVLLVIALALFFDFTNGFHDTANAMATPIATGALKPKTAVLLAAILNLVGAFLSTEVAKTISGGLIREGGDGGVLISPEMVFAGLIGAIVWNLVTWLYGLPSSSSHALFGGLIGAAVVGAGFSAIDGGVFLSKILLPALAAPLTAGLVAFAATRVAYAITRRHDGRKDGRGRFRYAQIASSSLIALAHGTNDAQKTMGVITLTLVAADMQEPGTNPHFWVIAACAVAIALGTYSGGWRIIRTLGAGLTDVKPAQGFAAETSTAATILASSHLGFALSTTQVASGSVIGSGLGRKGSTVRWRTVGRIASGWLFTLPAAGIVGAIAALIAHLGTWGIIVDAVLGLFFILFIFWRSRRNKVDAGNAIAVPDVAESGYAVRMGKGRVKKVPTKTGTVPPLTPVAQSAVRSDKAKREAEKARREAEKARREAEKAAQKAAKKAAAKQAAAKQREGGNA, from the coding sequence GTGGAATTCACCCTCATCGTGCTGCTGGTCATTGCGCTAGCACTCTTCTTTGACTTCACGAACGGCTTTCATGACACGGCCAACGCGATGGCCACGCCCATCGCCACCGGCGCGCTCAAGCCGAAGACCGCCGTGCTGCTCGCGGCCATCCTGAACCTCGTCGGGGCTTTCCTGTCCACGGAGGTCGCGAAGACGATCTCTGGCGGGTTGATCCGCGAGGGCGGCGACGGCGGGGTGCTCATCAGCCCCGAGATGGTCTTTGCGGGCCTCATCGGCGCGATCGTCTGGAACCTCGTGACCTGGCTCTACGGCCTTCCCTCGAGCTCCTCGCACGCCCTCTTCGGCGGTCTCATCGGCGCGGCCGTTGTTGGCGCCGGGTTCTCCGCGATTGACGGGGGCGTCTTCCTCTCGAAGATCCTGCTCCCCGCGCTCGCGGCCCCGCTCACGGCCGGCCTCGTTGCGTTCGCTGCGACCCGCGTCGCCTACGCGATCACGCGCCGCCACGACGGTCGCAAGGACGGCCGCGGCCGCTTCCGCTACGCGCAGATCGCTTCGTCATCGCTCATCGCGCTCGCGCACGGCACGAACGACGCGCAGAAGACGATGGGTGTCATCACGCTCACGCTCGTGGCCGCCGACATGCAGGAGCCGGGCACCAACCCGCACTTCTGGGTTATCGCGGCCTGCGCCGTCGCGATCGCGCTCGGTACCTACTCGGGCGGTTGGCGCATCATCCGCACCCTCGGGGCGGGCCTCACCGACGTCAAGCCAGCCCAGGGCTTCGCGGCTGAGACCTCGACAGCAGCAACGATCCTTGCCTCGAGCCACCTCGGCTTCGCCCTCTCGACCACGCAGGTCGCGTCGGGATCGGTCATCGGCTCCGGCCTCGGCCGCAAGGGCTCCACCGTTCGCTGGCGCACCGTCGGTCGCATCGCGTCGGGCTGGCTGTTCACGCTGCCCGCAGCGGGCATCGTTGGCGCGATCGCAGCACTCATCGCCCACCTCGGCACGTGGGGCATCATCGTTGACGCGGTGCTCGGCCTCTTCTTCATCCTCTTCATCTTCTGGCGCTCGCGCCGCAACAAGGTCGACGCCGGTAATGCGATCGCCGTGCCCGACGTCGCCGAGTCTGGCTATGCCGTGCGCATGGGCAAGGGCCGCGTGAAGAAGGTGCCGACGAAGACAGGCACCGTTCCGCCGCTCACCCCGGTCGCGCAGTCGGCCGTCCGGTCTGACAAGGCGAAGCGCGAGGCCGAGAAGGCTCGACGAGAGGCTGAGAAGGCCCGCCGCGAGGCCGAGAAAGCCGCCCAGAAGGCAGCGAAGAAAGCCGCGGCGAAGCAGGCTGCCGCGAAGCAGCGCGAGGGAGGCAACGCATGA
- a CDS encoding aldehyde dehydrogenase family protein, whose protein sequence is MGFTAIDRIPGIVAGLRYSFDQGVTRPESWRREQLTRLRDLLLDRGPEFERALGDDLGKAPTEAQLTEIGFLVAEIDHALASLSGWMRPRRVGLPLALQPASGKVVPEPLGVALVIAPWNYPLMLALSPVIGAIAAGNAVVIKPSELAPATASLIAKLVPDTLDRRAIAVVEGAVPETTALLTERFDHIFYTGNGKVGRIVARAAAEHLTPITLELGGKSPAYVDETVPLEEAAKRLVWGKFMNAGQTCVAPDYVLGTRSVLARLAPLLGDAVHELYGSASQQNPDYGRVVNRAQFDRLVGYLGDGDPVVGGGFDESALHIDPTVLAGVSREARVMQEEIFGPILPLVEVDDLDDALSFVVGRDKPLAAYVFSDDPAVRARWERETSSGALAFGVPVMHLTAPELPFGGVGESGMGAYHGELSFRVFSHEKAVLAKPLRPDTLAATVMPPYTAAKDGIARKWLRKLL, encoded by the coding sequence ATGGGCTTTACCGCAATTGATCGCATCCCCGGGATCGTCGCCGGGCTTCGCTACTCGTTCGACCAGGGCGTGACGAGGCCTGAGTCGTGGCGTCGCGAGCAGCTGACGCGGCTGCGCGACCTGCTGCTTGACCGGGGCCCGGAGTTCGAACGCGCGCTCGGCGACGACCTTGGCAAGGCGCCAACGGAGGCGCAGCTCACCGAAATCGGGTTCCTCGTCGCCGAGATCGACCACGCGCTGGCGAGCCTCAGCGGCTGGATGCGCCCCAGGCGGGTGGGCCTGCCGCTCGCGTTGCAGCCGGCCTCGGGGAAGGTTGTGCCTGAGCCCCTCGGGGTCGCGCTCGTGATCGCGCCGTGGAACTACCCGCTCATGCTCGCGCTCTCGCCCGTGATCGGTGCGATTGCGGCGGGTAACGCCGTCGTGATCAAGCCGAGCGAACTCGCGCCAGCGACCGCGTCGCTCATCGCGAAGCTCGTCCCCGACACGCTTGACAGGCGCGCGATCGCCGTCGTCGAGGGGGCCGTTCCCGAGACGACCGCGCTCCTCACCGAGCGGTTCGACCACATCTTCTACACCGGCAACGGCAAGGTGGGCCGCATCGTCGCGCGCGCCGCTGCCGAGCACCTCACCCCGATCACGCTTGAGCTCGGCGGCAAGTCGCCCGCGTACGTCGACGAGACGGTGCCCCTTGAAGAGGCCGCAAAGCGCCTCGTGTGGGGCAAGTTCATGAACGCCGGCCAGACCTGCGTCGCCCCCGACTACGTACTCGGAACTCGGTCGGTGCTGGCGAGGCTCGCGCCGCTGCTCGGCGATGCGGTGCACGAGCTGTACGGTTCGGCCTCGCAGCAGAACCCCGACTACGGCCGGGTGGTGAACCGCGCACAGTTCGACCGCCTCGTCGGCTACCTCGGCGACGGCGATCCGGTCGTGGGTGGCGGGTTCGACGAGAGCGCGCTGCACATCGACCCGACGGTGCTCGCGGGGGTTTCACGTGAAGCACGGGTGATGCAGGAGGAGATCTTCGGCCCGATCCTCCCGCTCGTCGAGGTTGACGACCTCGACGACGCGCTGAGCTTTGTCGTGGGCCGCGACAAGCCGCTCGCCGCTTACGTCTTCAGTGACGACCCGGCCGTGCGGGCGCGCTGGGAACGCGAGACGAGCTCGGGTGCGCTCGCGTTCGGCGTGCCGGTCATGCACCTCACCGCCCCCGAGCTGCCGTTCGGCGGAGTCGGTGAGAGCGGGATGGGGGCGTACCACGGCGAACTCTCATTCCGAGTCTTCAGCCACGAGAAGGCCGTGCTTGCGAAGCCACTGCGCCCAGACACGCTCGCCGCAACGGTGATGCCGCCCTACACGGCCGCAAAGGACGGCATCGCGAGGAAGTGGCTGCGCAAGCTGCTGTAG
- a CDS encoding AI-2E family transporter gives MEEPNKTPDRVSPVKRAEEELPLGMRVAAAWSWRLIIIAIAVGALIWGIVQVRIIVIPLLIAILLTALLNPVVDWFIRRGLPRWSGVVGALGVLVAALWVLIWLIVTQLRDGFGDFSKRSVEVWNEILDWVQHNTLGIPVDQLDDLMTQAMQLLENNQGTLWTGALGVATTATQVATGALLTIFSLIFLLIDGKRIWYWVVGFTPARAHAAFDAAGRAGWVSVGQYVRVQIFVAFVDAVGIGLGAAILGVPFAIPVAILVFLGSFIPFLGAIVTGALAAFIALVYNGPVTALIMLGVVVLVNQIEGHVLQPLVMGNAVRVHPLGVVLAVTTGTLLAGIPGALFAVPIAAAANTIVGVFAKRQWETGLDPAADFHRRDQVHRVAKSRAKQVAKHARKGNIA, from the coding sequence GTGGAAGAGCCGAACAAGACCCCCGACAGGGTGTCGCCCGTAAAACGCGCCGAGGAAGAGCTGCCCCTGGGTATGCGCGTTGCCGCGGCGTGGTCCTGGCGACTCATCATCATCGCGATCGCGGTCGGCGCCCTGATCTGGGGCATCGTGCAGGTGAGGATCATCGTGATCCCGCTGCTCATCGCGATCCTGCTCACGGCGCTGCTGAACCCCGTCGTCGACTGGTTCATCCGCCGCGGGCTGCCGCGCTGGTCGGGCGTCGTCGGTGCCCTCGGCGTGTTGGTGGCGGCCCTCTGGGTGCTCATCTGGCTCATCGTTACGCAGCTGCGCGACGGCTTCGGTGACTTCTCGAAGCGCTCGGTCGAGGTGTGGAACGAGATTCTCGACTGGGTGCAGCACAACACGCTCGGCATCCCCGTCGACCAGCTCGACGACCTGATGACCCAGGCGATGCAGCTGCTCGAGAACAACCAGGGCACACTCTGGACCGGCGCGCTCGGCGTCGCAACCACGGCCACGCAGGTCGCGACCGGCGCGCTGCTCACGATCTTCTCGCTCATCTTCCTGCTCATCGACGGCAAGCGGATTTGGTACTGGGTCGTCGGCTTCACGCCCGCGCGCGCCCACGCCGCGTTCGACGCCGCGGGCCGGGCCGGGTGGGTCTCGGTCGGGCAGTACGTGCGCGTGCAGATCTTCGTCGCCTTCGTTGACGCTGTGGGTATCGGGCTCGGGGCGGCGATTCTCGGCGTGCCCTTTGCGATCCCTGTCGCGATCCTCGTCTTCCTCGGCTCGTTCATTCCGTTCCTCGGCGCGATCGTGACGGGCGCCCTCGCGGCGTTCATCGCGCTCGTGTACAACGGCCCGGTGACCGCGCTCATCATGCTCGGGGTCGTGGTGCTCGTGAACCAGATCGAGGGCCACGTGCTGCAGCCGCTCGTGATGGGCAACGCCGTTCGCGTGCACCCGCTCGGCGTCGTGCTCGCGGTGACGACGGGCACGCTGCTCGCTGGCATCCCGGGCGCCCTGTTCGCGGTGCCCATCGCGGCGGCCGCCAACACGATCGTCGGCGTCTTCGCGAAGCGGCAGTGGGAGACGGGCCTCGACCCGGCGGCAGATTTTCATCGAAGAGACCAGGTCCATCGCGTCGCGAAATCGCGCGCGAAACAAGTAGCGAAACACGCGCGGAAAGGAAACATCGCATGA
- the ilvA gene encoding threonine ammonia-lyase, which yields MSEAYTAPTLEDFERALERVHRITQRTPLETSRFLAGISGAPQVYLKCENLQRTGAYKLRGAYNRLLQLTEEERARGVVAASAGNHAQGVAFAARELGIKATIFMPKGVALPKLQATRNYGAEVQLAGDIFDETAVAAQEFVRETGAVFIAPFDDHAVIEGQGTVALEILESAPDVETIIVPIGGGGLISGVAAAAKQWAAKQGKPMRIIGVQAENAAPFPVSLEAGEPVTVKTSPTIADGIAVARPGSRNFEAVREYVDEIVTVSDDDIARAIVLLLERAKLVVEPAGASGVAAIIAGKVELTGPTSVILSGGNIDPLLLQRVIGHGLAASARYTKLRILLPDVPGQLVRTATIVAEQNANVVEVIHTRHATELPVSEVELELHIETRGPEHGEAVAQALRDQGYEVRVGERY from the coding sequence ATGAGCGAGGCCTACACGGCACCAACGCTTGAAGACTTTGAGCGAGCCCTTGAGCGGGTGCACCGAATTACGCAGCGCACGCCGCTTGAGACCTCACGTTTCCTCGCCGGCATTAGCGGCGCCCCGCAGGTCTACCTGAAGTGCGAGAACCTGCAGCGCACCGGCGCCTACAAGCTCCGCGGAGCGTACAACCGGCTGCTCCAGCTCACGGAGGAGGAACGGGCGCGCGGCGTCGTCGCCGCCTCGGCTGGGAACCACGCGCAGGGCGTCGCCTTCGCGGCGCGCGAGCTCGGGATCAAGGCAACGATCTTCATGCCAAAGGGCGTCGCCCTGCCGAAGCTACAGGCGACCCGCAACTACGGCGCTGAGGTGCAGCTCGCGGGCGACATCTTCGACGAGACGGCGGTCGCCGCTCAGGAGTTCGTCCGCGAGACCGGGGCAGTCTTCATCGCGCCATTCGACGACCACGCGGTGATCGAGGGCCAGGGCACTGTCGCACTCGAGATTCTCGAGAGCGCGCCCGACGTCGAGACGATCATCGTGCCGATCGGCGGCGGCGGCCTCATCTCGGGCGTCGCCGCCGCCGCGAAGCAGTGGGCCGCGAAGCAGGGCAAGCCGATGCGCATTATCGGCGTGCAAGCCGAGAACGCTGCGCCATTCCCCGTCTCGCTCGAGGCTGGCGAGCCCGTCACGGTGAAGACGTCGCCCACGATCGCCGACGGTATCGCGGTCGCCAGGCCGGGGTCGCGAAACTTTGAGGCGGTGCGCGAGTACGTCGACGAGATCGTCACCGTGAGCGACGACGACATCGCCCGCGCGATCGTGCTGCTGCTTGAGCGCGCAAAGCTTGTTGTTGAGCCGGCCGGCGCCTCGGGCGTAGCGGCGATCATCGCGGGCAAAGTCGAGCTCACCGGCCCGACCTCCGTGATCCTCTCCGGCGGCAACATCGACCCGCTGCTTCTGCAGCGCGTCATCGGCCACGGCCTCGCGGCGTCGGCGCGCTACACGAAGCTGCGCATCCTGCTGCCCGACGTGCCGGGCCAGCTCGTGCGAACCGCGACGATCGTCGCCGAGCAGAACGCGAACGTGGTCGAGGTGATCCATACGCGCCACGCGACCGAGCTGCCCGTCAGCGAGGTCGAGCTTGAGCTGCACATCGAGACCCGCGGCCCCGAGCACGGCGAGGCCGTCGCTCAGGCGCTCCGCGACCAGGGCTACGAGGTGCGCGTCGGCGAGCGCTACTAG
- the greA gene encoding transcription elongation factor GreA, whose product MAETTQTWLTQEAFDRLQSELDALSGAGRKDIAARIEAAREEGDLKENGGYHAAKDEQGKMEARIRDLTELLKHSTVGEAPEANGVVVVGTVVTAEVFGDEERFLLGNRNLADGSDLDVYSAESPLGAAILGLKVGEEASYTAPNGKEIPVKVIAVDTYA is encoded by the coding sequence ATGGCCGAGACCACGCAGACCTGGCTCACGCAGGAGGCATTCGACCGCCTGCAGTCTGAGCTCGACGCTCTCTCTGGCGCTGGCCGCAAGGACATCGCAGCGCGCATCGAGGCGGCTCGCGAGGAGGGTGATCTCAAGGAGAACGGCGGCTACCACGCCGCGAAAGACGAGCAGGGCAAGATGGAGGCGCGCATCCGCGACCTCACCGAGCTGCTGAAGCACTCCACCGTTGGCGAAGCGCCCGAGGCGAACGGCGTCGTCGTCGTCGGTACCGTCGTCACGGCAGAGGTTTTCGGCGATGAAGAGCGCTTCCTGCTCGGCAACCGCAACCTCGCTGACGGCTCAGACCTCGACGTGTACAGCGCCGAGAGCCCGCTCGGCGCCGCTATCCTCGGCCTGAAGGTCGGCGAAGAGGCGAGCTACACCGCGCCGAACGGCAAGGAGATTCCGGTGAAGGTGATCGCGGTCGACACCTACGCCTAA
- a CDS encoding DUF4307 domain-containing protein, with product MTETASDAVADRYDASRSKRWDRRLGWTLASVAIAVGLLVVVFGNWRQSTTEFKNIGFTLQNEPSEGHTYSATTKFEVNADPGVSVSCAVEALNTSKATVGWKIVDLPAIDSRSQTVNVEIVTLGPATAAHAKGCWPVNP from the coding sequence GTGACCGAAACCGCCAGCGACGCCGTAGCCGACCGCTACGACGCGAGCCGCTCCAAGCGGTGGGATCGCCGCCTTGGGTGGACGCTCGCCTCGGTTGCGATCGCCGTCGGGCTGCTCGTGGTTGTCTTTGGCAACTGGAGGCAGAGCACGACCGAGTTCAAGAACATCGGCTTCACGCTGCAGAACGAGCCCTCCGAGGGCCACACCTACAGCGCGACGACAAAGTTCGAGGTCAACGCAGACCCCGGGGTGTCGGTCAGCTGCGCCGTCGAGGCGCTCAACACGTCAAAGGCGACCGTCGGCTGGAAGATTGTCGACCTGCCCGCGATCGACAGCCGCTCGCAGACGGTGAACGTCGAGATCGTCACGCTCGGCCCGGCGACCGCGGCGCACGCGAAGGGATGCTGGCCGGTCAATCCGTAG
- the mca gene encoding mycothiol conjugate amidase Mca, whose translation MTLRLIAVHAHPDDESSKGAGTYAHYLERGVEVLIVSCTGGERGDVLNELAARDPRSRRDLAGLRRSEMARAQEIIGFDHTWLGYEDSGLPGEGEEIPSGSFADVPKEVSAEALVRVIREFKPHVMITYNEQGGYPHPDHIRTHEISMIAWQLSGDASAYPEAGEPWEIAKMYYEDIFNSERVKAIRAWLVENDPESPVLARIDEMSEWLLRRGYNGTARVDVGPFLDKRDDALRAHASQVSPDSSFFFWPNEVQLQAWPFEDYRLAGTRVATNEFEADLFEGIEENAR comes from the coding sequence ATGACGCTCAGACTGATCGCCGTACACGCGCATCCCGACGACGAATCGAGCAAGGGCGCGGGCACCTACGCCCACTACCTTGAGCGGGGCGTTGAGGTGCTCATCGTGAGCTGCACGGGTGGCGAGCGCGGGGACGTGCTGAACGAGCTCGCCGCGCGCGACCCGCGAAGCCGGCGCGACCTCGCGGGCCTGCGCCGCAGCGAGATGGCGCGAGCGCAGGAGATCATCGGCTTCGACCACACGTGGCTCGGGTACGAAGACTCAGGCCTTCCCGGCGAGGGGGAAGAAATCCCTTCGGGATCCTTCGCCGACGTGCCGAAGGAAGTCTCCGCGGAGGCGCTCGTGCGCGTGATCCGCGAGTTCAAGCCGCACGTCATGATCACGTACAACGAGCAGGGCGGCTACCCGCACCCCGACCACATCCGTACCCACGAGATCAGTATGATCGCGTGGCAGCTGTCGGGCGACGCGAGCGCCTACCCCGAGGCGGGGGAGCCGTGGGAAATCGCGAAGATGTACTACGAAGACATCTTCAACTCTGAGCGCGTCAAGGCGATCCGGGCCTGGCTCGTCGAGAACGACCCCGAGTCGCCCGTGCTCGCGCGCATCGACGAGATGAGCGAGTGGCTGCTGCGCCGCGGCTACAACGGCACCGCCCGCGTCGACGTCGGCCCGTTCCTCGACAAGCGCGACGATGCGCTCCGCGCGCACGCGAGCCAGGTCTCGCCCGACAGCTCGTTCTTCTTCTGGCCGAACGAGGTCCAGTTGCAGGCGTGGCCGTTCGAGGACTACCGGCTCGCGGGCACGCGAGTGGCGACCAACGAATTTGAAGCAGACCTGTTTGAGGGAATTGAGGAGAACGCACGATGA
- the recQ gene encoding DNA helicase RecQ produces MTGVERDPQEILSEVFGYSEFRGEQEAIIRHVVAGGDAVVLMPTGGGKSLCYQIPAIAREGTGIVLSPLVALMHDQVMALRLAGVRAAALNSSLAPEERRAVEADYLNGELDVLYLAPEQLAVPGTVEFLKRGRVALFAIDEAHCVSQWGHDFRPDYLRLGGLATEWPDVPRIALTATATPETHREITERLFLGNARHFVSSFDRANIRYQIVPKQNVRAQLLAFIRGEHQGEAGIVYALSRKRVEQTAAALRDAGIDAVAYHAGLPADVRLDAQTRFLREDGVVVVATIAFGMGIDKPDVRFVAHIDLPKSVEGYYQETGRAGRDGAPSEAWLAYGLADVVQQRQFIDSGDGDQATRANQTRHLDHMLALCESVTCRRRYLLNYFGQFDAPENCGNCDVCLDPPRLWDATIPAQMLLSTVIRTQNERGRTYAAGQHIDVLRGVGSDRVSQMRLDELSTWGIGTDWSVAQWRGVVRHLVAVGLLEARGEWGVLWPSEAAKPVLRGEEQVLMREEVISRATSSRSSGGGSKRSAAAADLSAEQAEVFDRLRAWRAVEAKEQGVPGYVVFGDATLAALAVHQPTTDEGLLAISGIGQVKLERYGEAVLRVLAAE; encoded by the coding sequence ATGACGGGCGTAGAGCGCGACCCCCAGGAGATCCTCTCTGAGGTCTTCGGGTACAGCGAGTTCCGTGGCGAGCAGGAGGCGATCATCCGCCACGTCGTCGCCGGCGGGGACGCGGTCGTGCTCATGCCCACGGGCGGCGGCAAGTCGCTCTGCTACCAGATCCCCGCGATCGCGCGCGAGGGCACGGGCATCGTGCTGTCGCCGCTTGTCGCGCTCATGCACGACCAGGTTATGGCGCTGCGCCTCGCGGGCGTGCGCGCTGCCGCCCTGAACTCGTCGCTCGCGCCGGAAGAGCGCCGAGCTGTCGAGGCCGACTACCTGAACGGCGAGCTCGACGTGCTCTACCTCGCGCCCGAGCAGCTCGCCGTTCCCGGCACCGTCGAGTTTCTGAAGCGCGGCCGCGTCGCGCTGTTCGCGATCGACGAGGCGCACTGTGTGTCGCAGTGGGGCCACGACTTCCGCCCCGACTACCTGAGGCTCGGCGGCCTCGCGACCGAGTGGCCCGACGTGCCCCGGATCGCGCTCACCGCGACCGCGACCCCCGAGACGCACCGCGAGATCACGGAACGGCTGTTCCTCGGCAATGCCCGCCACTTCGTGTCGAGCTTCGACCGCGCGAACATTCGCTACCAGATCGTGCCGAAGCAGAACGTGCGCGCGCAGCTGCTCGCGTTCATTCGGGGCGAGCACCAGGGCGAAGCAGGGATCGTCTACGCGCTGAGTCGCAAGCGCGTCGAGCAGACGGCCGCGGCGCTGCGAGACGCAGGGATCGACGCGGTCGCGTACCACGCGGGCCTGCCCGCCGACGTGCGACTCGATGCCCAAACCCGCTTCCTGCGCGAGGACGGCGTTGTCGTCGTCGCGACGATCGCGTTCGGGATGGGGATCGACAAGCCCGACGTGCGGTTCGTCGCCCACATCGACCTGCCGAAATCGGTCGAGGGCTACTACCAGGAGACCGGCCGGGCCGGCCGCGACGGTGCACCATCGGAGGCGTGGCTCGCCTACGGCCTCGCTGATGTGGTGCAGCAGCGCCAGTTCATTGATTCGGGCGACGGCGACCAGGCGACCCGAGCGAACCAGACCAGGCACCTCGACCACATGCTCGCGCTGTGCGAGAGCGTCACCTGCAGGCGCCGCTACCTGCTGAACTACTTCGGCCAGTTCGATGCCCCCGAGAACTGCGGCAACTGTGACGTCTGCCTCGACCCGCCGAGGCTGTGGGACGCGACGATCCCGGCGCAGATGCTGCTCTCCACCGTCATCCGCACGCAGAATGAGCGAGGCCGCACCTACGCCGCTGGCCAGCACATCGACGTGCTGCGAGGGGTGGGGTCTGACCGTGTGTCGCAGATGCGGCTCGACGAGCTCTCGACCTGGGGCATTGGCACCGACTGGAGCGTCGCGCAGTGGCGCGGCGTCGTGCGCCACCTTGTCGCCGTCGGGCTACTCGAAGCGCGGGGCGAGTGGGGTGTGCTCTGGCCGAGCGAGGCAGCGAAGCCGGTGCTGCGCGGCGAGGAGCAGGTGCTCATGCGCGAGGAGGTGATCTCGCGGGCGACGTCTTCGCGATCCTCCGGCGGCGGGTCGAAGCGCTCCGCCGCCGCGGCGGACCTCTCCGCCGAGCAGGCCGAGGTGTTCGACAGGCTGCGCGCGTGGCGCGCCGTGGAGGCGAAGGAGCAGGGCGTGCCGGGCTACGTCGTGTTTGGCGACGCGACGCTCGCCGCGCTCGCGGTGCACCAGCCGACGACTGACGAGGGGCTGCTCGCGATCTCGGGCATCGGCCAGGTGAAGCTCGAGCGCTATGGCGAGGCCGTGCTCAGGGTGCTCGCCGCCGAGTAG
- the trhA gene encoding PAQR family membrane homeostasis protein TrhA — protein MTGSDANQADSDRFALPLLDDALDHKAEHGGEPEGESAQAEVKPLWRGWIHAGTFPIAVAGGIVLIALAHGALAKWASAVFMLTSMLLFGVSALYHRINWKPETKQLFRRLDHANIFLLIAGTYTPIALLALPPSKGILLLVLVWAGALLGIGFRVFWIGAPRWLYVPLYVLLGWAAMMYIVDIAHANLAAMVLVIVGGLLYTAGSVVYGFKKPNPVPGVFGFHEIFHSLTVIAFLCHWTAALLLALDPVYLR, from the coding sequence ATGACCGGTTCCGATGCCAACCAGGCCGACAGCGACCGCTTCGCGCTCCCGCTGCTCGACGACGCGCTCGACCACAAAGCTGAGCACGGCGGCGAGCCCGAGGGCGAAAGCGCTCAGGCAGAGGTCAAGCCGCTCTGGCGAGGGTGGATCCACGCCGGCACCTTCCCGATCGCGGTCGCTGGCGGCATCGTGCTCATCGCCCTCGCGCACGGTGCGCTCGCGAAGTGGGCGTCCGCGGTCTTCATGCTCACAAGCATGCTGCTCTTCGGCGTCTCGGCGCTGTACCACCGCATCAATTGGAAGCCCGAGACGAAGCAGCTGTTCCGCAGGCTCGACCACGCGAACATCTTCCTCTTGATCGCGGGCACGTACACCCCGATCGCGCTGCTCGCGCTCCCGCCATCGAAGGGGATTCTGCTGCTCGTGCTCGTGTGGGCCGGCGCGCTACTCGGGATCGGGTTCAGGGTGTTCTGGATCGGCGCCCCGCGCTGGCTCTACGTACCGCTGTACGTGCTGCTCGGCTGGGCGGCGATGATGTACATCGTCGACATCGCGCACGCGAACCTCGCGGCGATGGTGCTCGTGATCGTCGGGGGTCTGCTCTACACGGCGGGCTCGGTCGTGTACGGCTTCAAGAAACCGAACCCCGTTCCCGGAGTGTTCGGGTTTCACGAGATCTTCCACTCGCTCACGGTGATCGCGTTCCTGTGCCACTGGACCGCGGCGCTGCTGCTCGCGCTCGACCCGGTCTATCTCCGGTAG
- a CDS encoding isoprenyl transferase, with product MSSQPKPPRTGLLYRLYQQRLRREIVDARVPHHVAVIVDGNRRWAKQRLQERASFGHRAGARKVPEFLGWCENAGVKVVTLYLLSADNLGARGSDELKDLFGIIGELATELARNPEWRVQHVGSCDGLAPELAESLAAAEERTRGNTGLHVNLAVGYGGRSEIAAAVRSVIEAHQEAGGTLENLAETLTPDKIGEHLWTRGQADPDLVIRTSGEQRISDFMIWQSAHSEFYFVEALYPDLREVDFLRAIRDYSSRQRRLGG from the coding sequence GTGAGTTCCCAGCCCAAACCGCCGCGCACAGGCCTGCTGTACCGCCTGTACCAGCAGCGGCTGCGCCGAGAGATCGTGGACGCTCGGGTGCCGCACCACGTGGCAGTCATTGTCGACGGAAACCGGCGGTGGGCGAAGCAGCGGCTGCAGGAGCGGGCCTCATTCGGGCACCGCGCCGGCGCGCGGAAGGTTCCCGAGTTTCTTGGCTGGTGCGAGAACGCGGGCGTGAAGGTCGTGACGCTGTACCTGCTTTCTGCCGACAACCTTGGCGCGCGCGGCAGTGACGAACTCAAAGACCTGTTTGGCATCATTGGGGAGCTCGCGACAGAGCTCGCCCGCAACCCGGAGTGGCGGGTGCAGCACGTCGGCTCGTGCGATGGCCTCGCCCCCGAGCTTGCCGAATCGCTCGCCGCCGCTGAGGAGCGCACCCGAGGCAACACGGGCCTGCACGTCAACCTCGCCGTCGGCTACGGCGGGCGCAGCGAGATCGCGGCGGCCGTGCGCAGCGTGATCGAGGCGCACCAGGAAGCGGGCGGCACGCTCGAAAACCTCGCTGAGACGCTCACCCCCGACAAGATCGGCGAGCATCTGTGGACGCGCGGGCAGGCTGATCCTGATCTCGTCATTCGCACGTCTGGCGAGCAGCGCATCTCGGATTTCATGATCTGGCAGTCCGCGCACTCCGAGTTCTACTTCGTTGAGGCGCTGTACCCCGATCTTCGCGAGGTCGACTTCCTCCGCGCGATCCGCGACTACTCGTCAAGGCAGCGGCGGCTCGGGGGCTAA